A genomic segment from Alteribacillus bidgolensis encodes:
- the sinI gene encoding DNA-binding anti-repressor SinI, with product MKKGMAKKELDREWVELIKAARDSGLEKKEIQLFLQEQALHKKRYTI from the coding sequence GTGAAGAAAGGAATGGCAAAAAAGGAGTTAGATAGAGAGTGGGTAGAATTAATTAAAGCAGCAAGGGACTCAGGATTAGAGAAAAAAGAAATTCAATTATTTTTGCAAGAGCAAGCTCTTCACAAGAAGCGTTATACTATTTAA
- a CDS encoding response regulator transcription factor: MGKDTILVVEDEEDIRNLIQLYLQKDYTVFTSINGKDALKQIKKQKPDLVLLDILLPEMNGFEVCEKLRETDEETPVLFLSAKREFEDKIQGLELGADDYITKPFDPGEMLARVKAHLRRRHLKTNVKPKSESSRYLQFGDLSIDIEGYSVFRNGELIHLFAKEMQLLLLLAKNPHQVFSVEQLYDNVWGADRFGDLKTVSVHISKLRKKIEKNPAKPEFIITVRGFGYKFLP; encoded by the coding sequence ATGGGGAAAGATACGATATTAGTAGTAGAAGATGAAGAAGATATTAGAAATTTAATTCAATTATATTTGCAAAAAGATTATACAGTGTTTACTTCAATAAACGGGAAGGATGCGTTAAAGCAGATCAAAAAACAAAAACCAGACTTAGTTCTATTAGATATCCTCCTTCCCGAGATGAACGGTTTTGAAGTTTGTGAAAAATTGAGAGAAACAGATGAAGAAACACCAGTGTTATTTTTAAGCGCAAAAAGAGAATTTGAAGATAAAATCCAAGGTTTAGAGTTAGGAGCAGATGACTATATTACAAAGCCTTTTGATCCTGGGGAGATGCTTGCAAGAGTGAAGGCTCACTTACGAAGAAGGCATTTGAAAACAAATGTAAAGCCAAAAAGTGAGTCGTCCCGCTATTTGCAATTTGGGGATCTTTCTATTGATATAGAGGGCTATTCTGTATTTCGAAACGGGGAACTAATTCACTTATTTGCAAAAGAAATGCAGTTATTACTGTTATTAGCAAAAAATCCTCATCAAGTTTTCAGTGTAGAACAATTGTATGATAACGTTTGGGGGGCTGATCGGTTCGGAGATTTAAAAACGGTATCAGTGCATATAAGTAAGTTGCGAAAAAAAATAGAAAAAAATCCAGCGAAACCTGAATTTATTATTACTGTAAGAGGTTTTGGCTATAAATTTCTGCCATAA